The Pan troglodytes isolate AG18354 chromosome 8, NHGRI_mPanTro3-v2.0_pri, whole genome shotgun sequence genome window below encodes:
- the ADRA2A gene encoding alpha-2A adrenergic receptor — MFRQEQPLAEGSFAPMGSLQPDAGNASWNGTEAPGGGARATPYSLQVTLTLVCLAGLLMLLTVFGNVLVIIAVFTSRALKAPQNLFLVSLASADILVATLVIPFSLANEVMGYWYFGKAWCEIYLALDVLFCTSSIVHLCAISLDRYWSITQAIEYNLKRTPRRIKAIIITVWVISAVISFPPLISIEKKGGGGGPQPAEPRCEINDQKWYVISSCIGSFFAPCLIMILVYVRIYQIAKRRTRVPPSRRGPDAVAAPPGGAERRPNGLGPERSAGPGGAEAEPLPTQLNGAPGEPAPAGPRDADALDLEESSSSDHAERPPGPRRPKRGPRGKGKARASQVKPGDSLPRRGPGATGIGTPAAGPGEERVGAAKASRWRGRQNREKRFTFVLAVVIGVFVVCWFPFFFTYTLTAVGCSVPRTLFKFFFWFGYCNSSLNPVIYTIFNHDFRRAFKKILCRGDRKRIV; from the coding sequence ATGTTCCGCCAGGAGCAGCCGTTGGCCGAGGGCAGCTTTGCGCCCATGGGCTCCCTGCAGCCGGACGCGGGCAACGCGAGCTGGAACGGGACCGAGGCGCCGGGGGGCGGCGCCCGGGCCACCCCTTACTCCCTGCAGGTGACGCTGACGCTGGTGTGCCTGGCCGGCCTGCTCATGCTGCTCACCGTGTTCGGCAACGTGCTCGTCATCATCGCCGTGTTCACGAGCCGCGCGCTCAAGGCGCCCCAAAACCTCTTCCTGGTGTCTCTGGCCTCGGCCGACATCCTGGTGGCCACGCTTGTCATCCCTTTCTCGCTGGCCAACGAGGTCATGGGCTACTGGTACTTCGGCAAGGCGTGGTGCGAGATCTACCTGGCGCTCGACGTGCTCTTCTGCACGTCGTCCATCGTGCACTTGTGCGCCATCAGCCTGGACCGCTACTGGTCCATCACACAGGCCATCGAGTACAACCTGAAGCGCACGCCGCGCCGCATCAAGGCCATCATCATCACCGTGTGGGTCATCTCGGCCGTCATCTCCTTCCCGCCGCTCATCTCCATCGAGAAGaagggcggcggcggcggcccgcAGCCGGCCGAGCCGCGCTGCGAGATCAACGACCAGAAGTGGTACGTCATCTCGTCGTGCATCGGCTCCTTCTTCGCTCCCTGCCTCATCATGATCCTGGTCTACGTGCGCATCTACCAGATCGCCAAGCGTCGCACCCGCGTGCCACCCAGCCGCCGGGGTCCGGACGCCGTCGCCGCGCCGCCGGGGGGCGCCGAGCGCAGGCCCAACGGTCTGGGCCCCGAGCGCAGCGCGGGCCCGGGGGGCGCAGAGGCCGAACCGCTGCCCACCCAGCTCAACGGCGCCCCTGGCGAGCCCGCGCCGGCCGGGCCGCGCGACGCCGACGCGCTGGACCTGGAGGAGAGCTCGTCTTCCGACCACGCCGAGCGGCCTCCAGGGCCCCGCAGACCCAAGCGCGGTCCCCGGGGCAAAGGCAAGGCCCGAGCGAGCCAGGTGAAGCCGGGGGACAGCCTGCCGCGGCGCGGGCCGGGGGCGACGGGGATCGGGACGCCGGCTGCAGGGCCGGGGGAGGAGCGCGTCGGGGCTGCCAAGGCGTCTCGCTGGCGCGGGCGGCAGAACCGCGAGAAGCGCTTCACGTTCGTGCTGGCCGTGGTCATCGGAGTGTTCGTGGTGTGCTGGTTCCCCTTCTTCTTCACCTACACGCTCACGGCCGTCGGGTGCTCCGTGCCACGCACGCTCTTCAAGTTCTTCTTCTGGTTCGGCTACTGCAACAGCTCGCTGAACCCGGTCATCTACACCATCTTCAACCACGATTTCCGCCGCGCCTTCAAGAAGATCCTCTGTCGGGGGGACAGGAAGCGGATCGTGTGA